One part of the Streptomyces nigra genome encodes these proteins:
- the fdhD gene encoding formate dehydrogenase accessory sulfurtransferase FdhD produces the protein MGRVTERRKVIRIRDGAVSTRPDTLVAEEPLEIRLNGKPLAITMRTPGDDFALAAGFLVSEGVLAEQADLQNIVYCAGATADGSNTYNVVDVKTAPGVTVPDITLERNVYTTSSCGLCGKASLDAVRTTARWPIADTPPVRVDPDLLASLPDRLRAAQRVFDRTGGLHAAALFSEDGELLDVREDVGRHNAVDKLVGRALQNGDLPLSRAILLVSGRASFELAQKAVMAGIPVLAAVSAPSSLAVDLAAETGLTLVGFLRGSSMNVYAGDHRLALRAAAAQG, from the coding sequence ATGGGACGAGTCACGGAACGACGCAAGGTGATCCGGATCCGGGACGGAGCGGTCTCCACCCGGCCGGACACCCTCGTCGCGGAGGAACCCCTGGAGATCCGGCTCAACGGCAAGCCGCTCGCCATCACCATGCGGACCCCGGGCGACGACTTCGCGCTCGCCGCCGGGTTCCTGGTGAGCGAGGGCGTCCTCGCCGAGCAGGCGGACCTGCAGAACATCGTCTACTGCGCGGGCGCGACCGCCGACGGGTCCAACACGTACAACGTGGTGGACGTGAAGACCGCGCCGGGCGTGACCGTCCCCGACATCACCCTCGAACGCAACGTCTACACCACCTCGTCCTGCGGGCTGTGCGGCAAGGCCAGCCTGGACGCGGTCCGTACGACGGCCCGCTGGCCGATCGCCGACACTCCCCCGGTCCGGGTCGACCCCGATCTGCTCGCGAGCCTCCCCGACCGGCTCCGCGCGGCCCAGCGGGTCTTCGACCGGACCGGGGGCCTGCACGCGGCGGCCCTGTTCTCCGAGGACGGCGAACTGCTCGACGTCCGCGAGGACGTGGGCCGGCACAACGCGGTCGACAAACTCGTCGGCCGCGCCCTGCAGAACGGCGACCTGCCGCTGTCCCGGGCGATCCTGCTGGTCTCCGGGCGGGCCAGCTTCGAGCTGGCGCAGAAGGCCGTGATGGCGGGCATCCCCGTCCTCGCGGCGGTCTCCGCGCCGTCGTCGCTCGCGGTCGACCTGGCCGCCGAGACCGGGCTGACCCTGGTGGGCTTCCTGCGGGGCAGCTCCATGAACGTGTACGCGGGAGACCACCGGCTCGCCCTGCGGGCCGCGGCCGCCCAAGGGTGA